In Thermotomaculum hydrothermale, a single genomic region encodes these proteins:
- a CDS encoding DUF4147 domain-containing protein, whose protein sequence is MLKDIYLKLIEKINPEKLLTNYFARKKQTLPYKYVVAIGKAAIPMVKGFSQLFSFKKGFVVSPYDGDIPSNCELFVSTHPEISEESFKAANKLINFLENSKGNTAILLSGGGSALIEKPLDFLSLKQVSDASNFLVKSGLPIEDINFFRIHLSQIKGGGLLNFLKSNAECFILCDVLGKRIDRVSSAPFLKVKRDFKTFVEKAEKIGLFSVLGNLREEFLNTNFKVNDFNIPHSIVADNSTVVDIFSSQLEANGLKPEKYYDFIQKDVETESKRLFSLLKEFGNNEKTVIVAGGEATVKVRGRGKGGRTLELGLRFIKRMIEDKEFLPVDFLFATTDGIDGNSDSAGVFVDSRTLKTIFENETLFSIDAYLLENNSKAFFEKYNCLLKTGYTGTNLLDIYSIRKV, encoded by the coding sequence ATGCTTAAAGATATTTATTTAAAACTCATTGAAAAGATAAATCCTGAAAAGCTATTAACTAATTATTTTGCTCGCAAAAAACAAACCTTACCATATAAATATGTTGTCGCCATAGGTAAGGCTGCTATTCCTATGGTAAAGGGTTTTTCTCAGCTTTTTTCTTTTAAGAAAGGTTTTGTGGTTTCCCCCTATGATGGGGACATCCCTTCAAATTGTGAGTTGTTCGTTTCCACTCATCCAGAAATTAGCGAGGAAAGTTTTAAAGCGGCAAATAAACTGATAAATTTTCTTGAAAATTCAAAGGGGAATACCGCAATCCTTCTTTCAGGGGGAGGCTCTGCTTTAATCGAAAAACCACTTGATTTTTTATCATTGAAGCAAGTTTCAGATGCAAGCAATTTTCTTGTAAAGTCAGGATTACCTATTGAAGATATAAACTTTTTTAGAATTCACCTCTCTCAAATTAAAGGAGGAGGGCTATTAAATTTTTTAAAATCAAATGCAGAATGCTTTATTTTGTGCGATGTTTTGGGAAAAAGGATTGACAGGGTTTCTTCCGCACCATTTTTAAAGGTTAAAAGGGATTTTAAAACCTTTGTTGAGAAAGCAGAAAAAATTGGTTTGTTTTCTGTTTTAGGGAATTTGAGGGAAGAGTTTTTAAACACAAATTTTAAGGTAAATGATTTTAATATCCCTCATAGTATTGTTGCTGATAATTCAACAGTTGTGGATATTTTTTCTTCTCAATTGGAGGCTAACGGTTTAAAGCCTGAAAAATATTATGATTTTATCCAGAAAGATGTTGAAACCGAGTCAAAAAGGCTATTTAGTCTTTTAAAAGAGTTTGGAAACAATGAAAAAACGGTTATTGTTGCAGGCGGTGAGGCAACGGTTAAGGTGAGGGGCAGGGGCAAGGGGGGAAGAACTCTTGAATTAGGTTTAAGGTTTATAAAAAGAATGATAGAAGACAAAGAGTTTTTACCTGTTGATTTTTTGTTTGCTACAACTGATGGCATTGACGGAAACAGTGATTCAGCAGGGGTATTTGTTGACAGCAGGACTTTAAAAACTATTTTTGAAAATGAAACTCTTTTTTCCATTGATGCTTACCTTTTAGAGAATAATTCAAAGGCTTTTTTTGAAAAGTACAATTGTCTTTTAAAAACAGGATATACAGGTACAAACTTGCTGGATATTTACTCAATCAGAAAGGTTTAA
- a CDS encoding nucleotide-binding protein — MKELVVISGKGGTGKTTFVLALGSIFKNSVLADCDVDAADMFLVLNPSVKEEYEFSGGKKAFIDKTNCTECGKCIEVCEYNAISPDFVVDEIKCEGCGACVYFCPEKTIEFNEIVSGSVFISDTRLGPFVHARLKPGMENSGKLVSKVRNEAKKIAIEKNAELTLTDGSPGVGCPVISSISGADYVAIVTEPTVSGIHDLERVVDLLNHFKIKGGVIVNKWDLNPEKSNEVESLSNRMGIDFLGKIPYKIEDVLGAMNNSKTIIEYNPESEVSKSIKNIADKIKNIINI, encoded by the coding sequence ATGAAAGAATTGGTTGTTATTAGTGGAAAGGGTGGGACAGGGAAGACCACTTTTGTTCTTGCCTTAGGTAGTATTTTTAAAAACTCTGTTCTTGCCGACTGTGATGTTGATGCGGCAGACATGTTTCTTGTTTTAAATCCTTCAGTTAAAGAAGAGTATGAGTTTTCAGGAGGCAAAAAGGCTTTTATAGATAAAACAAACTGCACTGAGTGTGGAAAGTGTATAGAGGTTTGCGAATACAATGCTATTTCTCCTGACTTTGTTGTTGATGAGATAAAGTGTGAAGGTTGCGGTGCATGTGTTTACTTCTGCCCTGAAAAAACAATAGAGTTTAATGAAATTGTCTCCGGAAGTGTTTTTATTTCAGATACAAGGTTAGGGCCTTTTGTTCACGCAAGATTGAAGCCTGGAATGGAGAATTCAGGGAAATTGGTAAGCAAGGTGAGGAATGAAGCGAAAAAAATTGCTATTGAAAAAAATGCTGAATTGACTTTAACTGACGGTTCTCCCGGAGTTGGGTGTCCTGTGATTTCTTCAATTTCAGGGGCAGATTATGTTGCAATTGTAACAGAGCCAACTGTATCCGGCATTCACGACCTTGAAAGGGTTGTTGACTTGTTAAACCACTTTAAGATTAAAGGTGGGGTTATTGTTAATAAATGGGATTTAAATCCAGAAAAATCAAATGAGGTTGAAAGTCTTAGCAATAGAATGGGTATAGATTTTTTAGGGAAAATTCCTTATAAAATCGAAGATGTTCTTGGCGCCATGAACAATTCAAAGACAATTATTGAGTATAACCCTGAAAGTGAAGTTTCTAAAAGTATTAAAAATATTGCAGACAAAATAAAAAATATTATAAATATTTAG
- a CDS encoding GGDEF domain-containing protein translates to MYGRDRRIPVNVSEDKCDLPKLCYLFVISGKEENDFFKIPKETFLIGSSLGCDFRLSDKKIPSFCIEAKPVFKNDSLVKLKIKLLKGNVFIGNKKVTKADLKIGDVLRIGNTVFKLEKIYPFEIEYRNLIEEKIKKGYVLDREDSFYFLEKFFNIAEKYKRPLSLIVFQVDYFSLIKDSFSEKEIEQIFREARRIYKKTIRKSDILGRIEENKFVIILPETHEIGAITLARRIKERFKTAVFRVEGEEHTFSVSQGVVSLDCHHYSNFEEFLLAGEKFLEKAVKKGKASIEYCREVNA, encoded by the coding sequence ATGTATGGAAGGGATAGAAGAATCCCTGTAAATGTTTCGGAAGATAAATGCGATTTACCAAAATTATGCTACCTTTTTGTCATATCAGGCAAAGAGGAAAACGATTTTTTTAAAATCCCCAAAGAAACATTTTTGATAGGAAGCAGTTTAGGTTGTGATTTTCGTCTGTCAGATAAAAAAATACCCTCTTTCTGTATAGAAGCAAAGCCTGTGTTTAAAAATGATTCCCTTGTAAAGTTAAAGATAAAACTTCTTAAAGGCAATGTTTTCATAGGAAATAAAAAGGTTACAAAGGCTGATTTAAAGATAGGGGATGTTTTAAGAATAGGTAATACTGTTTTTAAGCTTGAAAAAATCTATCCCTTTGAGATTGAATACAGAAACCTTATTGAGGAAAAGATAAAAAAAGGCTATGTGCTTGATAGAGAAGATAGTTTCTATTTTTTGGAGAAATTCTTTAATATTGCAGAAAAGTATAAGAGGCCTTTATCTTTAATTGTTTTTCAGGTGGATTATTTTAGCCTTATTAAGGATTCTTTTTCTGAAAAAGAGATTGAGCAGATATTCAGAGAGGCAAGGAGAATCTATAAAAAGACTATCAGGAAGAGTGATATATTGGGAAGAATTGAGGAAAATAAATTTGTAATAATCCTTCCTGAAACCCATGAAATAGGAGCTATTACCCTTGCAAGGAGAATTAAAGAGAGATTTAAAACAGCGGTATTCAGGGTTGAGGGAGAGGAGCACACCTTTTCGGTATCTCAGGGTGTTGTTTCATTAGACTGTCACCATTATTCTAATTTTGAGGAGTTTCTTTTAGCTGGCGAAAAATTCCTTGAAAAAGCGGTAAAAAAAGGCAAGGCATCTATTGAGTATTGCAGAGAGGTAAATGCTTAA
- a CDS encoding fumarylacetoacetate hydrolase family protein gives MDLKNMYFVGRNYVEHAKELNNEVPEKPLIFCKPLSTLSEDNNIILPFHSNEVHFEGEMVFKFSKDGYYHVSCGIDYTARDVQNEIKKKGWPWFEAKCFKNSTVLNKNFVKIEKEKLDFLSIETYLNGELKQKGNYTQTIFKIDFLFDYLDKIIGLKEGDIVFTGTPSGVGKVKKGDILKVLIKLEGKLISEVISEVK, from the coding sequence ATGGATTTGAAAAATATGTACTTTGTAGGAAGAAACTATGTTGAGCATGCAAAGGAATTAAATAACGAAGTACCTGAAAAACCGCTAATTTTTTGTAAGCCTTTGTCAACATTAAGTGAAGATAATAATATTATTCTTCCATTTCACTCAAATGAGGTTCATTTTGAGGGTGAGATGGTTTTTAAATTTTCAAAAGATGGCTACTATCACGTTTCCTGCGGGATCGATTACACTGCAAGGGATGTTCAGAATGAGATAAAGAAAAAAGGCTGGCCATGGTTTGAGGCAAAGTGCTTTAAAAATTCAACTGTGCTAAATAAAAATTTTGTAAAAATAGAAAAAGAAAAACTTGATTTCCTTTCTATAGAAACCTATTTAAACGGGGAATTGAAACAGAAAGGGAATTACACCCAAACTATATTCAAAATTGATTTTCTTTTTGATTACCTTGATAAAATTATTGGATTAAAAGAAGGGGATATTGTTTTTACAGGCACCCCCTCTGGGGTTGGAAAGGTAAAAAAAGGGGATATTTTAAAAGTTTTGATAAAATTGGAAGGTAAACTAATTTCAGAGGTTATAAGCGAGGTGAAATAA